A region from the Kribbella shirazensis genome encodes:
- a CDS encoding ABC transporter substrate-binding protein — MKHLRLPVVLVAGTLVLSACAGVGNKSDSGGSDGQASADSTPSGTLKVMGLGGEDEVGLARMTAFKTAFPGVTVQNNKGDFDAQQFLTAVSSGNPPDAVYMGRNLIGTYAAKGAIQPLDDCIKNSGIDTTQYREAAMNEVKLKDKIYGIPEFYTVSTNLISETALKSAGVPVSDIQTTDWDKLEATAKQLYKAKNGRPARIGYDPKMPDFFPLWAMANGAEIIKPDGSPNLNDPKAVEALQFTIKLINAQGGWSNFKTFRDTFDLFGEKNQFTKDQLAAFPIENWYVNVLRDARANGLKLQSTPFTDRQGQPISTIGGSAWVIPKGAKNPNAACQWAKTLTAKETWLKAAEARMQTVAKDKSFFTGLFTGNKQADEEIKAKYLKPSGDAGFDAAIKNYYDVLDKAKSLNPSAAGAEIDAAWKSAVGKALAGSATPQAALDQAQSEAKTAFDKASQG; from the coding sequence ATGAAGCACCTGCGCCTTCCCGTGGTGTTGGTCGCCGGCACACTGGTCCTGTCGGCGTGCGCCGGCGTCGGGAACAAGAGCGACTCCGGCGGAAGCGACGGCCAGGCGTCGGCCGACTCGACCCCGTCCGGAACCCTCAAGGTGATGGGTCTCGGCGGTGAGGACGAGGTCGGCCTGGCCCGGATGACCGCCTTCAAGACCGCCTTCCCCGGCGTCACCGTCCAGAACAACAAGGGCGACTTCGACGCCCAGCAGTTCCTCACCGCCGTGTCCAGCGGCAATCCGCCGGACGCCGTCTACATGGGCCGCAACCTGATCGGCACGTATGCCGCGAAGGGCGCGATCCAACCACTGGACGACTGCATCAAGAACAGTGGAATCGATACCACACAGTATCGCGAAGCCGCGATGAACGAGGTCAAGCTCAAGGACAAGATCTACGGCATCCCGGAGTTCTACACCGTCTCGACGAACCTGATCAGCGAGACCGCGCTGAAGTCCGCGGGCGTGCCGGTCAGCGACATCCAGACCACCGACTGGGACAAGCTCGAGGCGACCGCGAAGCAGCTCTACAAGGCGAAGAACGGCCGCCCGGCCCGGATCGGGTACGACCCGAAGATGCCGGACTTCTTCCCGCTCTGGGCGATGGCCAACGGCGCCGAGATCATCAAGCCGGACGGCTCGCCGAACCTCAACGACCCGAAGGCCGTCGAGGCCTTGCAGTTCACCATCAAGCTGATCAACGCCCAGGGCGGCTGGTCGAACTTCAAGACCTTCCGCGACACCTTCGACCTGTTCGGCGAGAAGAACCAGTTCACCAAGGACCAGCTCGCCGCGTTCCCGATCGAGAACTGGTACGTGAACGTCCTGCGCGACGCCCGGGCGAACGGCCTGAAGCTGCAGTCGACGCCGTTCACCGACCGGCAGGGACAACCGATCAGCACGATCGGCGGCTCGGCCTGGGTGATCCCGAAGGGGGCGAAGAACCCGAACGCGGCCTGCCAGTGGGCGAAGACGCTGACCGCGAAGGAGACCTGGCTCAAGGCGGCCGAGGCGCGGATGCAGACCGTGGCGAAGGACAAGAGCTTCTTCACAGGACTGTTCACCGGCAACAAGCAGGCCGACGAGGAGATCAAGGCGAAGTACCTCAAGCCCTCCGGAGACGCCGGCTTCGACGCGGCGATCAAGAACTACTACGACGTCCTCGACAAGGCGAAGTCGCTGAACCCGTCGGCCGCCGGCGCCGAGATCGACGCCGCCTGGAAGAGTGCGGTCGGCAAGGCGCTGGCCGGCTCCGCCACCCCGCAGGCTGCCCTCGATCAGGCCCAGTCCGAGGCCAAGACCGCCTTCGACAAGGCCAGCCAGGGCTGA
- a CDS encoding carbohydrate ABC transporter permease, whose protein sequence is MATTVERPAARGQVEPARRRPPKRSPLAKREDRAGWLFVSPWVLGFLIFTAGPMIASLVLSFTDYQMIQTPRVVGLDNYRELFDDPRVLKSLSNTFVYAAMFVPLGTIFALALAMMLQRVGKAGGFFRTAFYLPEMTPAVAAAAMFLLLLNGQQGLVNKVLGWFGINGPNWTADPNWLKPSLAAVSLWTVGGTVIIYLAALNGVPKQLYEAAELDGAGPVTRFFRITVPMISGALFFTVITHTIASMQMFDQAYTMFYGPQQKATASDESLVYMVYLFQNAFQFFKMGFASAMAWLLFVIIMAITFLQVRIGNRYVYYHGER, encoded by the coding sequence ATGGCGACAACCGTCGAGCGTCCGGCGGCACGCGGGCAGGTAGAGCCCGCGCGTCGCCGGCCGCCGAAAAGAAGTCCACTGGCGAAGCGGGAGGACCGGGCCGGCTGGCTGTTCGTCTCGCCCTGGGTCCTCGGATTCCTGATCTTCACCGCGGGGCCGATGATCGCCAGCCTGGTGCTGTCGTTCACCGACTACCAGATGATCCAGACGCCCCGCGTGGTCGGCCTGGACAACTACCGCGAGCTGTTCGACGACCCGCGGGTGCTGAAGTCGCTCAGCAACACCTTCGTGTACGCCGCGATGTTCGTGCCGCTCGGCACGATCTTCGCGCTCGCGCTGGCGATGATGCTGCAGCGCGTGGGCAAGGCCGGCGGCTTCTTCCGGACCGCGTTCTACCTGCCGGAGATGACGCCGGCGGTGGCCGCCGCGGCGATGTTCCTGCTGCTGCTGAACGGCCAGCAGGGTCTGGTCAACAAGGTGCTCGGCTGGTTCGGCATCAACGGGCCGAACTGGACAGCTGATCCGAACTGGCTGAAGCCGTCGCTCGCGGCCGTCAGCCTGTGGACCGTCGGCGGCACCGTCATCATCTACCTCGCCGCGCTGAACGGCGTACCGAAGCAGCTCTACGAGGCCGCCGAGCTGGACGGAGCCGGCCCGGTGACGCGCTTCTTCCGGATCACGGTGCCGATGATCTCGGGTGCGCTGTTCTTCACGGTGATCACCCACACGATCGCGTCCATGCAGATGTTCGACCAGGCCTACACGATGTTCTACGGGCCACAGCAGAAGGCGACCGCGTCCGACGAGTCGCTGGTCTACATGGTCTATCTGTTCCAGAACGCCTTCCAGTTCTTCAAGATGGGCTTCGCCTCGGCGATGGCCTGGCTGCTGTTCGTGATCATCATGGCGATCACGTTCCTCCAGGTCCGGATCGGCAACCGCTACGTGTACTACCACGGGGAGCGCTGA